In a genomic window of Ignavibacteriota bacterium:
- a CDS encoding sigma 54-interacting transcriptional regulator codes for MKHNGHPAITTVGGLRRAGWKVLPVKEELRRNLITKITARERLFEGVVGYDDTVIPALINAILSRHDIILLGLRGQAKTRLVRLLPTLLDEWTPIVAGSELNDNPFQPISKRAADLVAEYGDDTEIEWIPREQRYGEKLATPDVTIADLIGDIDPIKAAAQRLHYSHEGAIHFGLIPRANRGIFAINELPDLQPRIQVGLFNIMQEKDIQIRGFNVRIPLDVLMVFTANPEDYTNRGNIITPLKDRIDSQILTHYPVDLAHAVDITRQEAWTERGSGVTIHIPDWFRELIEQIAFEARGSEFVDQRSGVSARLTISAMENLVSNAERRAIVNGESVAAPRISDLGRILPSMTGKLELVYEGEQEGLVTVSKALIGKAARTVFARYFPDPLPKSRQSRRAQQGEKRENAGSPESVYRPIIAWFEGGRDLLLTDDMPQNEYVALLSSVPGLRALAQGQFGGDETSLAPAMELILEGLHQHSKLAKSEDDGIVGYRDMLGTLLSTMDQGEETF; via the coding sequence ATGAAACACAACGGACACCCCGCGATCACCACCGTCGGCGGCCTGCGCCGCGCCGGTTGGAAAGTGCTTCCCGTCAAGGAAGAACTGCGCCGCAACCTCATCACAAAAATCACGGCACGCGAACGCCTCTTCGAAGGTGTGGTCGGCTACGACGACACCGTCATTCCCGCGCTGATCAATGCGATCCTTTCACGGCATGACATCATACTGCTCGGCTTGCGCGGACAGGCCAAGACGCGCCTCGTGCGTCTTTTACCCACACTGCTCGACGAATGGACACCGATTGTCGCCGGTTCGGAACTCAACGACAATCCCTTTCAGCCGATCTCGAAACGCGCCGCCGACCTCGTGGCCGAATACGGCGACGACACCGAGATCGAGTGGATTCCGCGCGAGCAGCGCTACGGCGAGAAACTCGCGACGCCGGATGTCACCATCGCCGATCTCATCGGCGACATCGATCCCATCAAGGCGGCCGCGCAGCGCCTGCACTATTCGCATGAAGGCGCGATACACTTCGGACTCATCCCGCGCGCGAACCGCGGCATCTTTGCGATCAACGAACTACCCGATCTCCAGCCGCGCATTCAGGTGGGCCTGTTCAATATCATGCAGGAGAAGGACATTCAGATACGCGGCTTCAACGTGCGCATACCGCTCGACGTGCTCATGGTCTTCACCGCAAATCCCGAGGATTACACGAACCGCGGCAATATCATCACCCCATTGAAGGACCGCATCGATTCGCAGATCCTCACGCATTATCCCGTCGATCTTGCACATGCCGTCGACATCACGCGCCAGGAGGCGTGGACGGAACGCGGCTCTGGCGTGACGATTCACATTCCCGACTGGTTCCGCGAGCTTATCGAACAGATCGCCTTCGAGGCGCGGGGAAGCGAGTTTGTGGATCAACGGTCGGGCGTGAGCGCGCGGCTCACCATTTCGGCCATGGAGAATCTTGTCTCCAACGCCGAACGCCGTGCCATCGTCAACGGCGAATCAGTCGCCGCGCCGCGTATTTCCGATCTCGGACGTATCCTGCCCTCGATGACGGGCAAACTCGAACTCGTATACGAAGGTGAGCAGGAGGGACTGGTCACAGTGTCGAAAGCGCTGATAGGCAAGGCCGCACGGACCGTGTTCGCGCGCTACTTTCCTGATCCGCTGCCGAAATCACGTCAGTCGCGCCGCGCCCAGCAGGGCGAAAAACGCGAGAACGCCGGATCGCCCGAGTCGGTGTACAGGCCGATCATTGCGTGGTTCGAAGGAGGACGCGATCTGCTGCTCACCGACGACATGCCGCAGAACGAGTATGTCGCGCTGCTCTCGAGTGTGCCCGGACTGCGCGCGCTTGCGCAGGGACAGTTCGGCGGCGACGAGACATCTCTCGCACCCGCAATGGAACTGATTCTCGAGGGACTGCACCAGCATTCCAAACTCGCGAAGAGCGAGGACGATGGAATCGTCGGGTATCGGGACATGCTCGGCACACTGCTCTCGACGATGGATCAGGGAGAGGAGACGTTCTGA
- a CDS encoding DUF3267 domain-containing protein, with protein MNPKPSDPPAAGDAAAGSVPYADYVPVSDATLSLARANVVAIALLPAMTVAFLAPTALLYGWDALGAGFRAAIHPWLFIHVLLVAIVVHELLHAVGYRYVGGVPRAAIRFGMNWKALAPYAHCAAPMTARAYALSAALPLIVLGIVPNLAGLLTGAGWLVFWSFFLSIAASGDIAILWAIRAVPATAIVRDHPSRAGCEVLAPGPDVGIMAHTGE; from the coding sequence TTGAATCCGAAACCATCTGATCCGCCCGCCGCGGGAGACGCGGCCGCGGGATCCGTGCCGTACGCGGACTACGTTCCGGTGTCCGACGCGACGCTGTCGCTCGCGCGCGCCAACGTTGTGGCGATAGCGCTGCTCCCCGCGATGACCGTGGCCTTCCTCGCGCCCACCGCGTTGCTGTACGGATGGGACGCGCTCGGTGCCGGTTTCCGCGCGGCGATACACCCCTGGCTCTTTATTCACGTGCTGCTTGTGGCCATCGTTGTCCATGAACTGCTGCACGCGGTGGGGTACCGCTACGTGGGCGGCGTGCCGCGCGCGGCAATCCGTTTCGGCATGAACTGGAAGGCGCTCGCGCCCTACGCCCACTGCGCCGCGCCCATGACGGCGCGCGCCTATGCGCTGTCGGCCGCGCTGCCGCTTATCGTGCTCGGTATTGTACCGAACCTGGCAGGCCTGCTCACGGGAGCGGGGTGGCTCGTGTTCTGGAGCTTCTTTCTGAGCATCGCAGCGAGCGGCGACATCGCCATACTGTGGGCCATCCGCGCCGTGCCCGCGACCGCTATCGTGCGCGACCATCCCAGCCGCGCGGGGTGTGAAGTACTCGCGCCCGGTCCTGACGTCGGGATAATGGCACATACAGGAGAATAA
- a CDS encoding DUF2721 domain-containing protein: MDILSTPAAQQTIQAILAPALMISACGLLLLGLNNRYSTVVGRIRVLNDEKRRKLADPEAIDREYVDAMRFESLMRQIPSLQMRAKHLRHALISLWSGVFCYLLTSLCLGLSLFLHLPIAVFSVWIFMVGIGSAALGVMYAMFDIVLAHRVLQLESETI; this comes from the coding sequence ATGGACATCCTCTCGACCCCCGCGGCACAGCAGACGATACAGGCGATACTCGCTCCCGCCTTGATGATTTCGGCCTGCGGCCTGCTCCTTCTCGGACTCAACAACCGGTACTCCACCGTCGTGGGACGCATCCGCGTGCTGAACGATGAAAAACGTCGCAAGCTGGCCGACCCCGAGGCCATCGACCGCGAGTATGTCGACGCGATGCGTTTCGAGAGTCTGATGCGGCAGATCCCGTCCCTGCAGATGCGCGCCAAACATCTGCGTCACGCGTTGATCTCGCTGTGGAGCGGCGTGTTCTGCTACCTGCTCACGTCGCTGTGCCTGGGCCTGAGTCTGTTCCTGCATCTCCCCATCGCCGTGTTCTCGGTGTGGATATTCATGGTCGGCATCGGTTCGGCGGCGCTGGGTGTGATGTACGCCATGTTCGACATCGTGCTCGCGCACCGCGTGCTGCAGCTTGAATCCGAAACCATCTGA
- a CDS encoding DPP IV N-terminal domain-containing protein: MSLFRRSLLHTALLCALPALLLVAQKKPVTLSDAFMNRDLAGGGRGGGYTWLKNGTQYSITKRDSGAMSQSIYAVDAETGKEAKLVDLSGLKKPGKDSPFTFQSYSWSPDQTKLVFTLSVKRLWRRSTLGEYAVYDIASKKLTVLPKHGDGLRNVKVSPDGAWVGYVAADNIWVMNLASGEETQLTNDAQENVYNGRFGWVYEEEFSITDGWQWSPDSKRIAFWQEDERGVPEYKMTDWTSLHLEFVPIRYPKPGDANPIEKIGVIDVASRARTWMDLGSETDIYVPRIMWTQDPATLCIYRLNRLQNHLELLFADAATGKSRVVLEEKSATGWIDIENFGYLKFLTKKKQFIWNSERDGWNHAYLFNTDGTLVNQITKGAFEITQIAGLSPDEKVLYYVSTEVSPLERHLYSIRLDGGKKKKLSVEAGSHSFSMSPTCALYSDAWSSIDAPSKAVMRNIDGEELRVISEAKRETFAAYRWSQKELFTVKTADGLELQCSMLKPPDFDPAKKYPVYFDVYGGPGTQAVRNAWPGAMHQYIANEGFIVVQCDNRGSSGRGTDFKHRVYKQLGKWEANDYVETAKYLSALPFVDARNIVIWGWSYGGYMAALTMLLGADHFSAGVAVAPVTDWKFYDTIYAERFMQRPADNPDGYKAGSCLEHAKLLKGKLYLIHGGMDDNVHLQNMMQFVDRLHQANKNYELRIYPRGDHGVADGGTTMGLYESFMSFFRKVLVQ; the protein is encoded by the coding sequence ATGTCCCTGTTCCGCCGTTCCCTTCTCCACACCGCGCTGCTCTGCGCGCTCCCCGCCCTGCTGCTTGTCGCGCAGAAGAAACCCGTCACCTTGTCGGACGCGTTCATGAACCGCGACCTTGCGGGTGGAGGACGCGGCGGCGGATATACCTGGCTGAAAAACGGGACGCAGTACTCGATCACCAAACGTGATTCGGGGGCGATGTCGCAGAGTATCTACGCCGTGGACGCGGAGACGGGCAAGGAGGCGAAACTCGTGGATTTGTCGGGGCTGAAAAAACCCGGCAAAGATTCACCGTTCACGTTCCAGAGTTATTCGTGGAGTCCCGACCAGACCAAACTCGTCTTCACTCTTTCGGTGAAGCGGCTCTGGCGCCGATCGACACTGGGTGAATACGCGGTGTACGATATCGCGTCGAAAAAACTCACCGTGCTGCCTAAACACGGCGACGGCCTGCGCAACGTGAAGGTGTCGCCCGACGGCGCATGGGTGGGGTACGTGGCCGCCGACAATATCTGGGTGATGAACCTCGCGAGCGGCGAGGAGACCCAGCTCACCAACGACGCGCAGGAGAACGTGTACAACGGCCGCTTCGGCTGGGTGTACGAAGAGGAATTCAGCATCACCGACGGCTGGCAGTGGTCGCCTGATTCGAAACGTATCGCGTTCTGGCAGGAGGATGAGCGCGGGGTCCCCGAGTACAAGATGACGGATTGGACATCGCTGCATCTCGAGTTTGTGCCGATCCGCTACCCGAAACCGGGCGACGCGAATCCGATCGAAAAAATCGGCGTGATAGATGTCGCATCCCGCGCGCGCACGTGGATGGATCTCGGTTCGGAGACCGACATCTACGTTCCGCGCATCATGTGGACGCAGGATCCCGCAACACTCTGCATCTACCGCCTCAATCGTCTGCAGAATCATCTGGAACTGCTTTTCGCGGACGCCGCCACGGGCAAGTCCCGCGTCGTGCTCGAGGAAAAATCGGCGACGGGATGGATCGACATCGAAAACTTCGGCTACCTCAAGTTTCTCACCAAAAAGAAGCAGTTTATCTGGAATTCAGAACGCGACGGGTGGAATCACGCGTACCTGTTCAACACCGACGGCACACTTGTGAACCAGATCACCAAAGGCGCCTTCGAAATCACTCAGATCGCGGGCCTTTCGCCGGATGAAAAGGTGCTGTACTACGTGTCGACGGAAGTGTCGCCGCTGGAGCGTCACCTGTACTCGATCCGGCTTGACGGCGGAAAGAAGAAAAAACTGAGCGTCGAGGCGGGCTCGCACTCGTTCTCGATGAGTCCCACCTGCGCGCTGTACAGCGATGCATGGTCGAGCATCGACGCGCCGTCGAAGGCCGTGATGCGCAACATCGACGGCGAGGAGCTGCGCGTGATCAGCGAGGCCAAACGCGAGACCTTCGCCGCGTACCGCTGGTCGCAGAAGGAGCTGTTCACGGTGAAGACGGCCGACGGTCTCGAGCTGCAGTGCTCGATGCTGAAGCCGCCGGACTTCGATCCGGCCAAGAAGTACCCCGTGTATTTCGACGTGTACGGCGGACCCGGCACGCAGGCCGTGCGCAATGCGTGGCCCGGCGCGATGCATCAGTACATCGCAAACGAGGGTTTCATCGTGGTGCAGTGCGACAACCGCGGCAGCAGCGGACGCGGCACGGATTTCAAACACCGCGTGTATAAACAGCTCGGCAAGTGGGAGGCGAACGATTACGTCGAGACCGCGAAGTATCTCTCGGCCCTGCCCTTCGTCGATGCGCGCAACATCGTGATCTGGGGCTGGAGCTACGGCGGTTACATGGCGGCTCTGACCATGTTGCTCGGGGCGGACCATTTCAGCGCGGGTGTGGCCGTCGCGCCTGTCACGGATTGGAAGTTCTACGACACGATCTACGCCGAGCGGTTTATGCAGCGCCCTGCCGACAATCCCGACGGTTACAAGGCGGGTTCCTGTCTCGAGCATGCGAAGCTCCTGAAGGGCAAGCTCTATCTCATTCATGGAGGCATGGACGACAATGTGCACCTGCAGAATATGATGCAGTTTGTGGACCGCCTCCATCAGGCCAACAAGAACTATGAGTTGCGTATCTATCCCCGTGGGGATCACGGGGTCGCCGACGGCGGCACGACGATGGGGTTGTATGAGTCGTTTATGTCGTTCTTCCGGAAGGTGTTGGTGCAGTAG
- a CDS encoding GNAT family N-acetyltransferase encodes MPNVIVRAAEAEDSRTFLRLIEALAEYESLTPPDADAQERLLRDAFGEKRRIEAWLVEVDGVAAGYAIVFETYSSFLALPTLYLEDIFVLPSYRGCGAGKALFLALARLARERNCGRMEWTVLDWNRLALDFYERLGARHMREWLLYRLTAEDLAALGE; translated from the coding sequence ATGCCCAACGTAATCGTTCGTGCCGCCGAAGCCGAAGACTCCCGCACCTTCCTCCGGCTGATTGAAGCACTCGCGGAATATGAATCCCTCACCCCGCCCGACGCGGATGCGCAGGAGCGGCTGCTCCGCGACGCATTCGGCGAGAAACGAAGAATCGAAGCATGGCTTGTGGAAGTGGACGGAGTGGCCGCGGGCTACGCCATCGTTTTCGAGACCTACAGCAGCTTTCTCGCCTTGCCCACCCTCTACCTCGAGGACATCTTCGTTCTGCCCTCCTACAGGGGCTGCGGGGCCGGAAAAGCCCTGTTCCTGGCACTGGCACGACTCGCCCGCGAACGCAATTGCGGCCGGATGGAGTGGACCGTCCTCGACTGGAACCGCCTCGCCCTCGATTTCTACGAACGCCTCGGTGCGCGGCACATGCGCGAGTGGCTGCTGTATCGGCTGACGGCCGAGGATCTGGCTGCGCTGGGCGAGTGA
- a CDS encoding TonB-dependent receptor, with protein MHRRATWLLFAVLAGVFAVCGTHARAQGVTTAAINGIVMDKSGKGLPAANVIAVHVPSGTTYGVSTRPDGRFNLQNLRVGGPYTVTATFIGFEQKKFTDIQLSLSQNLKLEFEMEERSVEVRGVDITGERNAILSANRTGAATSVTTGDIERLPTISRSFTDFMKLSPQFVGNSAAGRNNRFNNIQIDGTQYNDLFGLGASGTPGGQANTTPISLDALQEFQVVVAPFDVRQSGFTGGGVNAVTRSGTNRYTGSLFGFWRNQDLVGLSPDTNRTKFGAFSEYQTGFRAGGPVIENELFFFVNGELTNRNQPTDILFSQPGLAGSNVINVPIDSVRRFVDILRNQYGYDPGSFDNVTTQRQSVKLFLRLDWNLAANHRLTLRHNFVDAGDDNLPRTTARVFLENSNYVFNNSTNSTVLQLGSTFGNTMANEFILGYTRIRDNRETQGAAFPLIRLRYASNIDLYAGSENFSIANQLDQDIFEITDNFNMFLGDHTVTVGTHNEIFSFRNLFIRDLYGNYEFNNMTDLVAGRPSRYTHSYSLTGDPKQAAEFSAIQLGFYAQDEWTVMPSLKLTGGVRVDIPNLPDKPAYNLKIDSTFGQFGKQMGIGTDIVPSGNMLWSPRLGFNYDPMGDRSLQVRGGAGIFTGRVAYVWISNQYGNTGVEFARVDVSNRPAGFFNPDPYSPPRPGVTPGLSPVATSEVNLTDKDFKMPQVMRLNIGVDYQLPFGIVATLEGLYSKAINDILYQDINLGAQQSTLANDNRPVYGTYNATSRRFTSSKVNAAFTNVILMKNTDQGYQYNVTLQLQRQFADGISASGAYTYGEAKDLNSTLSSQAFSQWRYNHVPGDPNNPPLSYSAFDIRHRVFVAAAYRHEFFENWGTTISIGFNGQSGQPFSYVYDGDVNADGQTENDLIYVPKDANDIILTTNNYDKLNEFIEADEALKGSRGKIFERMSGRVPFQAGLDLRIAQEIPLPSLKGHRFEVTLDVLNFLNLLNGDWGYSKFVDQQRYRLLKFEGLDAANGNKPRYSFNATKMDPYDTSSLGSRWQMQLGLRYSF; from the coding sequence ATGCACCGACGTGCGACGTGGTTATTGTTCGCCGTGCTTGCCGGGGTCTTCGCAGTGTGTGGCACACACGCCCGCGCCCAGGGCGTCACCACAGCGGCCATCAACGGCATTGTCATGGACAAGAGCGGAAAAGGCCTGCCGGCCGCGAATGTCATCGCGGTACATGTCCCATCCGGCACTACGTACGGAGTGAGCACACGTCCCGACGGACGTTTCAACCTGCAGAATCTGCGCGTGGGCGGACCCTACACGGTCACCGCCACCTTCATCGGATTCGAGCAGAAGAAATTCACCGACATCCAGCTTTCGCTGAGCCAGAACCTCAAGCTCGAGTTCGAGATGGAGGAGCGCAGCGTGGAAGTGCGCGGTGTCGACATCACCGGCGAGCGTAACGCCATTCTCAGCGCGAATCGCACGGGAGCCGCGACGAGTGTCACGACGGGCGACATCGAACGTCTGCCGACCATCTCCCGCAGCTTCACCGACTTCATGAAACTCTCGCCGCAGTTCGTCGGCAATTCCGCCGCGGGCCGCAACAACCGTTTCAACAACATCCAGATCGACGGCACACAGTACAACGATCTCTTCGGTCTCGGCGCGAGCGGCACCCCGGGCGGACAGGCCAACACCACGCCGATCTCCCTCGACGCGCTGCAGGAGTTCCAGGTGGTCGTGGCGCCCTTCGATGTGCGGCAGAGCGGCTTCACGGGCGGCGGTGTCAACGCCGTCACCCGCAGCGGCACGAACCGCTACACGGGATCCCTCTTCGGATTCTGGCGCAACCAGGACCTGGTTGGTCTCAGCCCCGACACCAACCGCACAAAGTTCGGCGCGTTCTCCGAATACCAGACCGGCTTCCGCGCGGGCGGACCCGTCATCGAGAACGAACTGTTCTTCTTTGTCAACGGCGAATTGACCAACCGCAATCAGCCGACCGACATACTCTTTTCGCAGCCGGGCCTTGCAGGCTCGAACGTGATCAACGTGCCGATCGACTCCGTGCGCCGCTTCGTCGACATCCTGCGCAATCAATACGGGTATGATCCCGGCAGCTTCGACAATGTCACGACGCAGCGCCAGAGCGTGAAGCTCTTCCTGCGCCTCGACTGGAACCTTGCCGCGAATCACCGCCTCACGCTGCGTCACAATTTTGTGGACGCGGGCGACGACAACCTGCCGCGCACCACCGCGCGTGTATTCCTCGAGAATTCGAACTACGTGTTCAACAACAGCACCAACTCGACAGTGCTGCAGCTCGGATCCACCTTCGGCAACACCATGGCCAACGAGTTCATACTCGGCTACACGCGCATCCGCGACAATCGAGAAACGCAGGGCGCGGCCTTCCCCTTGATCCGCCTGCGCTACGCGTCGAACATCGACCTCTATGCCGGCAGCGAGAACTTCTCGATCGCCAACCAGCTCGATCAGGACATCTTCGAGATCACCGACAACTTCAACATGTTCCTCGGCGACCATACCGTCACTGTCGGTACACACAACGAGATCTTCAGCTTCCGCAACCTCTTCATCCGCGACCTGTACGGCAATTACGAATTCAACAACATGACCGATCTCGTCGCGGGCCGTCCCTCGCGCTACACGCACAGCTACTCGCTGACGGGTGATCCGAAACAGGCCGCCGAATTCTCGGCCATACAGCTCGGCTTCTACGCGCAGGACGAATGGACCGTCATGCCCTCGCTCAAACTGACGGGTGGTGTGCGTGTCGACATCCCGAATCTCCCCGACAAACCCGCGTACAATCTGAAGATCGATTCCACCTTCGGGCAGTTCGGCAAACAGATGGGCATCGGCACCGACATCGTGCCGAGCGGCAACATGCTGTGGTCGCCGCGCCTCGGATTCAACTACGATCCGATGGGCGACCGTTCATTGCAGGTGCGCGGCGGCGCGGGCATTTTCACGGGCCGCGTGGCGTACGTGTGGATTTCGAACCAGTACGGCAACACGGGTGTGGAGTTTGCGCGTGTCGACGTGAGCAACCGCCCGGCGGGTTTCTTTAACCCCGATCCGTATTCACCGCCGCGTCCGGGTGTGACACCGGGCCTCAGCCCCGTCGCAACGTCGGAAGTGAACCTGACGGACAAGGACTTCAAGATGCCGCAGGTGATGCGTCTGAACATCGGCGTCGACTACCAGCTTCCCTTCGGCATCGTCGCCACACTCGAGGGCCTGTATTCGAAGGCGATCAACGACATTCTGTATCAGGACATCAACCTCGGCGCACAGCAGTCGACACTCGCCAACGACAACCGCCCCGTGTACGGAACCTACAACGCCACCTCACGGCGCTTCACGTCGAGCAAGGTCAATGCGGCATTCACGAACGTGATTCTCATGAAGAACACGGACCAGGGCTACCAGTACAATGTGACCTTGCAGTTGCAGCGCCAGTTCGCCGACGGCATCAGCGCGTCGGGCGCGTACACCTACGGCGAGGCGAAGGATCTCAACTCGACACTCTCGAGCCAGGCCTTCTCGCAGTGGCGTTATAATCACGTGCCGGGCGATCCGAACAATCCGCCGCTTTCGTACTCTGCTTTCGACATCCGTCACCGCGTGTTTGTTGCGGCGGCGTACCGTCACGAGTTCTTCGAGAACTGGGGCACCACCATCTCCATCGGATTCAACGGACAGTCGGGCCAGCCCTTCTCGTACGTGTACGACGGCGACGTCAATGCCGACGGCCAGACCGAGAACGATCTCATCTACGTGCCGAAGGATGCCAACGACATCATTCTCACCACCAACAACTACGACAAGCTGAACGAGTTCATCGAAGCCGACGAGGCCCTGAAGGGTTCGCGCGGCAAGATTTTCGAACGCATGAGCGGCCGTGTGCCGTTCCAGGCCGGACTCGACCTGCGCATCGCGCAGGAGATTCCGCTTCCCTCGCTCAAAGGCCACCGCTTCGAAGTCACGCTCGACGTGCTGAACTTCCTCAACCTTCTCAACGGCGACTGGGGCTACAGCAAGTTCGTCGATCAGCAGCGCTACCGCCTCCTGAAATTCGAAGGACTCGATGCAGCCAACGGCAACAAGCCGCGCTACAGTTTCAATGCCACGAAGATGGATCCCTACGACACTTCGTCGCTTGGTTCGCGCTGGCAGATGCAGCTCGGTCTGCGCTACAGTTTCTGA
- the waaF gene encoding lipopolysaccharide heptosyltransferase II → MKSDISKTLVLRLSSIGDILLATPFLRALRRSYPHARIDVAVRAEYADLLRHHPAVSVLHEIDVREGRAGLARWRRRFREERYDTVFDLHNVLRTRLLRRGIAPRVRVLRKYSLRRALLVRAGINLLAAAPSVPERYIACAAADGLEPDDRGPEIFLPAKLEEELRRRVLPEDAGNARLIGICPGARHTTKRWPLEHFEELCRLLLHVPGARIAVFGGADDRDAGETLARLDPASVHNYCGALTLLETAAAMRSCDVAVTNDSGLMHMACACAVPVVALFGSTVREFGFFPYQSASVVLETSGLRCRPCTHVGRSDCPRGHFRCMRDIHPQDVVSAVRGFLLE, encoded by the coding sequence GTGAAGTCCGACATATCTAAAACACTCGTTTTGCGCCTGAGTTCCATCGGCGATATTCTGCTCGCAACGCCCTTTTTGCGCGCATTACGCCGGTCCTATCCACACGCGCGTATCGACGTCGCCGTCCGCGCGGAATACGCCGATCTACTGCGCCACCACCCCGCTGTCTCGGTATTACACGAGATCGATGTGCGCGAGGGGCGCGCAGGTCTTGCACGATGGAGGCGCCGCTTCCGCGAGGAGCGCTACGACACGGTCTTCGACCTGCATAATGTGCTACGCACGCGCCTGCTGCGACGGGGCATCGCGCCGCGTGTGCGCGTGCTGCGGAAGTATTCGCTGCGCCGCGCCCTGCTGGTCCGCGCGGGCATCAATCTGCTCGCGGCGGCCCCGTCCGTGCCCGAGCGCTATATCGCCTGCGCCGCCGCGGATGGACTCGAGCCGGACGATCGCGGTCCCGAGATCTTTCTGCCTGCGAAACTCGAAGAGGAACTGCGGCGAAGGGTCCTGCCGGAGGATGCCGGGAATGCCCGGCTGATCGGCATCTGTCCCGGAGCGCGGCATACGACCAAACGCTGGCCTCTCGAACACTTCGAGGAATTGTGCCGTCTGCTTCTGCATGTGCCCGGCGCGCGTATCGCCGTGTTCGGCGGTGCGGATGACAGGGATGCCGGCGAAACTCTTGCGCGGCTCGATCCCGCGTCCGTCCACAATTACTGCGGCGCGCTGACTCTGCTCGAGACCGCGGCCGCGATGCGGTCGTGCGACGTGGCCGTAACCAACGACAGCGGGTTGATGCACATGGCGTGCGCGTGCGCCGTGCCCGTGGTTGCGCTGTTCGGCAGCACCGTGCGCGAATTCGGATTTTTTCCGTATCAGAGTGCGTCCGTTGTGCTTGAGACGTCCGGCCTTCGCTGCCGGCCGTGTACACATGTTGGTCGCTCTGATTGTCCGCGCGGGCATTTCCGGTGTATGCGGGATATTCATCCGCAGGATGTGGTTTCTGCCGTTCGTGGGTTTCTGCTCGAGTAG